The genome window GGACGCGGTCCGATCGGGTAAACTTTGTGAACGGAGAGTTCTGGGCCAGTGATCAAGGGTATCTCTATCGCTCCGCCAACGGAGCTCAATGGCGACCTGCGATGCGCAGCCTCTTGGGGGAGCCGACTGGCTTTGTAGCCTTTGGGAACAGCCAGTATGTTGCGTTGGGAGGGTATGGGCAGTTCGGTCAAATCTCGGCGGACGGAGATCAGTGGCTCCCGTTCATGAGCACTTACCAGGGGATTCAATCCTTGGTGTTTGGAAATGGACGGTTTGTTGCTGCGGTCTATCACGATGACGAGAACCCTTCGAACTTTTATCCTCCAGCAGGCACCGTCATTACCGCAGAGGACGGACGGCAGTGGACGGCACGCGACACTGGAACACGCCAGGAGTTGGAATCGGTGATCTTTGCGGAAGGCCGGTTCTGGGCGGTTGGAGAGGCGGGAACGATCTCGAGTTCCAGCAATGGCATCGACTGGTCCCCCAGCCTCACTGCCAACACGGTGGATTACTACGGATTGACTCAGCATGGAGATACGGTGGTGGTGGCTGGCGACGACGGCGCTATCCTTACCTCGCTGGATGGTCAAACCTGGACGCGCCAAGTGACGTCAAGCGGACGCAACCTGCACACGGTGCATTCTGCCGCTGGTTTGGTGGTCGCGGGGGGGCGGGGCGGAAGGATCATGACCTCACCAGATGCCGTTCGCTGGTCCAACCGGAATTCCGAGACGACCAACTATGTGCAGCGCCTGAGTTGGGCCGACCGATGGGTGGCGGTTTGTGAAGGAGGGGACATCCTTACGTCGCTAAATGGCATCGCGTGGTCCGCGGTGAGGACCGATCCCCCGAGCGACCATGAAGGGGTGGCTTACGGCGCTGGCTATTGGCTCGTCGCAGGGGGTTATTTCCGAAATGGTGGCACGGGTCCCGCTGTGAGCACTTTCTTTTACTCTACGGATGCGATCCATTGGGAGTACCTTTCGCTCGATGTCGGGGTTCGCATGCGGGATGTCGCGTTTGGAGATGGACGATTTGTCGCGGTGGGCAACGACGGTCAGGTGGTCGTCCTGGTTCCCACCGGGGATCCGTCCCGTCCCTTCAGTCACACCGGAGCCTTTACGGCGCCTCACTTGGTGCCGCTCGGGTCCCAGTCCGTCAACCTGCGCCGAGTTCGGTTTTCTGAGAGCGGGTTTCTTGTGGTCGGCAACGATGGCGTCATGGTGAGTTTTACCGGGGTCACGGAGGATTGGATGCACCATCGCTCCCGCACCTCTCAGAATCTGCATGATGTGCTCGCTGCGGCGGATGGTTCATTCTACACGGTCGGGAACAATGGCATGATCTTGAGATCGGGTGTGCCGGAGCCGTACTTCACTAGTATCCTTACGACTCCTCAAGGCGTTCGGCTCGTGTTTGAGTCTGCTCCTTCCGCGGGACCGCTGCGGCTCGAGGAATCTGCGGACATGGTGCGCTGGACGGTTCTGGCCGATCCTGCCACCAGCCCCGTCGATCTGCCATCGGTCAGCCTGGGCGCGAGGTATTTCCGGTTGGTGACCCGGTGAGCGGATACGATCCGGATCCTCGGCTGTAGTGTGGGCCGTCTCGGCCCATCGGGCGTGCGTAGACTCACAGATGAGCCAAAACGGTTGTCAGGCTTCCGGGTTTCTGTATCGTTCGCCGCATGAAACACCGTTCTCTTACACTCTCAGTCGCCCTTTGCTCCCTGGTGGTAGGGATTGCTACCTCCGGCTCCGCCGCGCACAACCGTCTGTCTTCTTCCGAGAAGAAGGCGGGATGGCGGCTGTTGTTCGACGGGAAGACGCTGGAGGGCTGGCACAATTTCAAGGCTCAGGGAGTGAAACCTGGCTGGCAGGTTAAGAACGGAACACTGGCCTGTGTCGATCCGCACAACGCTGGCGACATCGTCACTGCGGACAAGTTTGACGCCTTCGAGCTTAAGCTGGACTACAACATTTCGGTGGGCGGTAACAGCGGTATCATGTTCCACGTAACGGAGGAGGGTGACACCGCCTGGCAGACCGGACCCGAGATTCAGCTGCAGGACAATATTGGCGGCAAGGATGGTCAGAAAGCGGGATGGCTCTATGCGCTCTATCAGCCAGCCAATGATCCCAAGACCGGCAAGCCCATCGACGCAACTAAGCCTCCGGGCAAGTGGAACCGTTTGCGCATCGTGATCAGCCCGGATGGCAGCTTTCACGAGATGAACGGCGTGCGCTATGTGAACTACGTCGTGGGAAGCGACGACTTCAAAGCGCGGGTTGCCAAGAGCAAGTTTGGCACGATGCCGAAGTTCGCCAAGGCGTCGAGCGGCTGGTTAGCGCTTCAGGGTGACCATGGCGAGGTTTCCTTCCGCAATATCAAGATCCGTCCGCTTCCGGTGAAGAAGTGACGGCGACCTTTCGCCGCCAGGTGAATGTGGTATCTCTGAACCTGGTCCCGATCTCAAAACCGAGCTTTCACCACCACGCGGATAAACGCTTGCGGCAGGACGTTGGGCATTCCCCACGTCTCTTCGGCCACCCCACCCGACAGGGTTCGGGTGGACAGCAATAAGGCCGGTGTCCATTGCGCCAGGTCGGCCGAGGTTTCTACGACGAGGCGGGCGTCGTCGGCGCTTAGGCGACGAGGTAGAGTGACGGTGAACCGGCCTTGTTCATCCAGGTGGGGCACAATGGACCCCGGGCCGGAGTTGGCATCCTCATCGCTCGTTCCCAAGGCGTATTCCACGATCGCCGGCAGACCGTCCAGGTCCCGGTCCTCGGTTGGCGAACCGCTGAACAAGGTTGCATCGGTGTCCGCCGGACTCCCATTCGTGCTCGTGCTGGTCCGCCAGGCGATGGGATTATCCAGGCCAAGATCCGGGTGAGCCAGGACCAGGGTATATCCACCGCCATCCGCCTCCACGGGCCAAGGCCGAGCCCCGTCGTAGCGCAGGGAGGCAATCACCTCGGCGGAGGGGCCTACCAACGTCAGTTCCTCGCCGCCGTTGTTCAAGCTTCCGAAGTAGGAGCCTCCCACCGGCACTCCGATGCCGTAGCGTTGCTGAAAATTAAAGAGGTCGTTCACCAGGATCAATCGCTGACCAGGAATCAGGACGGTGTTGCGGTTGTCGGCGAACGCATAATCCACCCCATTGGTAAAGCGAGCGCCGCGAAGGTTGACCGCCCGATCCGAAAGGTTGGCCAGTTCGATGAACTCGCTCTGATCCGCGCCCGGCGGATTGAAGTTCAATTCGCTGACCACCACTTCGCCCGGAGCGACGGCGGAGGATCCGACCTGGTAGAAAACCTCGTTCAGAGCGGACCAGGTGTTGCCATCCTTCGTCCGAGCTCGGATGAGAGTGCTGTGAGCGAGGGGCGGAAGCATCTCGGAAAGGGCGCGGGGACGGGCTGCGATCAGCTCGAGATCAAAGCTGGCGTCATCTCCCTGGATGTTTTGGTGCAGCTCCACCGCGAGAACGTTGCGTCCGGACACGAGCAGGGCGGGGGAGACCGTGACGATCACAAAAGTCTTCCCATCATCGGCCGCCGTGGTGCCTTGGGTGGCGCCGGTGACCACTCCTCCGGCAATGGAACTGCGGGTGACCACGTTGCCGTTGAGATAGACTATCGCCCCGTCGTCGCGTTTCAGACGCAGGCTGAGGGTGGTGATGCTGCTAGGCTGCTGCACGTCGAAGGCGTGACGGAAGTAGGCGGTGAAAAACCGGTTGGTTCCTTCTGCGGAAGGAATGACGGTGGCTTCGTCTCCTTCGCCGTAACCCAGCTCGGCCGGTCCTGCGCCCCAACTGACATCGTTGAACTCTGGATGCTTCCAGTTGGCGGCGGACCAATTGGTGTTGCCCGGAATGACGTCGCTGCGGCCCAGGCCGGCCTTGTCGGTGAAC of Verrucomicrobiales bacterium contains these proteins:
- a CDS encoding DUF1080 domain-containing protein — translated: MKHRSLTLSVALCSLVVGIATSGSAAHNRLSSSEKKAGWRLLFDGKTLEGWHNFKAQGVKPGWQVKNGTLACVDPHNAGDIVTADKFDAFELKLDYNISVGGNSGIMFHVTEEGDTAWQTGPEIQLQDNIGGKDGQKAGWLYALYQPANDPKTGKPIDATKPPGKWNRLRIVISPDGSFHEMNGVRYVNYVVGSDDFKARVAKSKFGTMPKFAKASSGWLALQGDHGEVSFRNIKIRPLPVKK